A DNA window from Vibrio cidicii contains the following coding sequences:
- a CDS encoding GGDEF domain-containing protein translates to MLSAWIAKWLALRVDDERYKDYSFLVIALMILGFTNLFFLHYNIFVIPNTPMRNTLAIGMVSCVISLLLMKECRAPKIAAFIMQLNMTLSSMSIIVQEGHHEFSLAFIFITPMVSMLILGYKLGAWFSSITYLITASYILTTMDSWQPAYFETISFIHFTTVFAFLFFVGFFYDHSRRQLLESLRKSNQKLHELATKDPLTGLANRRCLDDFLHNVQQTRWIAMIDVDDFKKINDRLGHDVGDSVLSNLARCLEKVVEPGDLVGRWGGEEFLVSIDASHEQIAKEKAQRLLDSIAQYDFAIGQPVTVSIGLALHQPEYHRSALLHADEALYRAKASGKNQYCLAMDKFDYAV, encoded by the coding sequence ATGTTGAGTGCGTGGATCGCAAAATGGCTGGCGCTGCGAGTCGATGACGAACGCTATAAAGATTACTCTTTTCTGGTGATTGCCTTGATGATTCTCGGTTTCACCAACTTATTCTTTCTTCACTACAATATCTTTGTCATACCCAACACGCCAATGCGTAACACTTTGGCGATTGGTATGGTCTCGTGTGTGATCAGTTTGCTGCTGATGAAAGAGTGTCGAGCGCCAAAAATTGCAGCGTTTATCATGCAGTTAAACATGACCCTTTCGAGCATGTCTATCATTGTTCAGGAAGGGCACCACGAATTTTCACTTGCATTCATTTTTATCACCCCAATGGTGTCTATGCTGATTCTGGGCTACAAGTTGGGCGCTTGGTTTAGCAGCATAACTTACCTTATCACTGCATCCTATATATTAACGACGATGGACTCTTGGCAGCCGGCCTATTTTGAGACGATCAGTTTTATTCATTTCACTACAGTATTTGCCTTTTTGTTTTTTGTCGGTTTTTTTTACGATCATAGCCGTCGTCAGTTATTGGAGTCCTTGCGCAAATCAAACCAAAAATTGCACGAGTTAGCCACTAAAGACCCTCTGACAGGGCTGGCAAACCGCCGATGCTTGGATGATTTTTTGCACAACGTACAGCAGACTCGTTGGATTGCGATGATTGATGTGGATGACTTTAAAAAGATTAATGACCGATTGGGGCATGATGTCGGAGACTCGGTGTTGTCCAATCTTGCTCGCTGCCTAGAAAAAGTGGTGGAGCCGGGCGATTTGGTTGGCCGTTGGGGAGGTGAGGAGTTTCTGGTGTCCATCGATGCAAGCCATGAGCAAATTGCCAAAGAGAAGGCGCAGAGATTGCTAGACAGTATTGCCCAATATGATTTTGCGATTGGACAACCTGTGACGGTCAGTATCGGTTTGGCACTTCATCAGCCAGAGTACCATCGTAGTGCTCTGCTTCATGCCGATGAAGCGCTCTATCGTGCCAAAGCCTCAGGCAAAAATCAGTATTGCCTTGCTATGGATAAGTTTGACTATGCCGTGTGA
- a CDS encoding linear amide C-N hydrolase, producing the protein MCTRILNNMDNKQVAVARNMDWEFHLDATLMLTPAGDCAVGMSKAERKKEGITKKQVLKWQAKYASIATLLGDDEDGFGFCDGMNEKGFVANVLYDTNCTFHQGSLSDEQKGLSVLRWGQFMLDCFASVREAVSYFSFPEPGMEICFFGGSVPGDPNAPAQVHAAISDRHGDSAILEIHQGKLTIYHHRDYTVMTNEPDYQTQLNLDTYWRYQWNKTKSANQNPVFTTPGGHTSVQRFERASYYRLLQNENLTQVDRVAQVAAMISPCKVPQGFEALHPNNLEEQLEKKAGITFNSFTLWTNISDCKNKRYYLQSNDTIQTVWVEFPKSLEQAQSICLDATFRAAQVMGDVTKKMHPVTQHPLHTA; encoded by the coding sequence ATGTGTACACGCATTCTCAACAATATGGATAACAAACAAGTCGCTGTGGCTCGCAACATGGATTGGGAGTTTCACCTTGATGCCACACTAATGCTTACCCCAGCGGGCGACTGCGCAGTCGGCATGAGTAAAGCGGAAAGAAAAAAAGAAGGGATAACAAAAAAGCAAGTGCTTAAGTGGCAGGCAAAATATGCGAGCATAGCCACCTTACTAGGCGATGACGAAGATGGCTTTGGTTTTTGCGATGGCATGAATGAAAAAGGTTTTGTCGCCAACGTGTTATACGACACCAACTGCACCTTTCACCAAGGGTCACTTAGCGACGAGCAAAAAGGCTTGAGTGTTCTACGCTGGGGGCAATTTATGCTGGATTGTTTCGCGTCTGTTCGAGAAGCGGTGAGCTATTTCTCGTTCCCAGAACCGGGTATGGAGATCTGCTTTTTCGGCGGCAGCGTTCCCGGTGATCCCAACGCCCCCGCACAGGTTCATGCAGCGATTTCTGACCGACACGGTGATTCCGCTATTTTGGAAATTCATCAGGGCAAACTAACCATCTATCATCACCGTGACTATACGGTCATGACCAACGAGCCGGATTATCAGACCCAGCTCAACCTAGATACGTACTGGCGTTATCAATGGAACAAAACCAAAAGCGCGAATCAAAACCCAGTCTTTACCACGCCGGGAGGCCATACCTCGGTACAAAGATTTGAACGCGCTAGCTACTATCGGTTGCTGCAAAACGAGAATTTAACTCAGGTTGATCGTGTTGCTCAAGTCGCGGCCATGATTTCCCCATGTAAAGTCCCACAAGGGTTTGAAGCGCTGCATCCTAACAATCTTGAAGAGCAATTGGAGAAAAAGGCTGGCATCACCTTCAACTCTTTCACCTTATGGACCAACATCAGCGACTGTAAAAATAAGCGCTACTACTTACAAAGTAACGACACTATTCAAACTGTCTGGGTGGAGTTTCCTAAATCGCTTGAACAAGCACAGTCGATCTGTCTGGATGCCACCTTTAGAGCGGCGCAAGTGATGGGCGATGTCACCAAGAAGATGCACCCTGTGACACAACACCCTCTTCACACGGCATAG